A stretch of DNA from Manis pentadactyla isolate mManPen7 chromosome 19, mManPen7.hap1, whole genome shotgun sequence:
CATATTTCTGAGAATTCTAATGTCTTCTAAATGTGGGGAGCTAATTACACTAAATAAGGGCCATGATAGTATAGACAAACAAAATCCAAGATGATTAACAAATAATTTCTCATGAATGTTGGAATGTCTTTAAACTCTTATGTTTGAAAATGAAGATATCTGATATTTTGAAGAACCCCAAATATTTTAGTCTGTAAAATGGAACCACACAGAGAGGACCAGAATAGCATCTATTTTCTTCTTGATCTGTCCCTTTTTTACACTTCCCCATTACAGTGGATATTATGACTCAGAAAGGCAAAATTCTGGAATACCAGGGCTTCCTTTGTCTTCAATGTCCCTGAATTTCTGCTTACATTTCAATGTgatgaaatactatttttttgcatttacatGTGTCTCTGATTAGTGTAAGAATCAGTATAACTTTTTATAAGATTAAGcattaaggaaaaaacaaaaaacagtaataAGTGAGGCTATGTCCAGAGAATTTTTAGGCCACTTTTGGTCTGAGCAGATTCAAATACTGGCATTGTGCGCCGACTTGTAagttgatggtgacctttgctggtGAGAATTCTTAGGTCATTTCTTTGTCTTACGTGCAAATGCTAGTATCTGTGCAAAGTTTCTACCTCCCAACACATGTGTATTGCCACTTGATTACCGTCTTAAGTCTCAATCCCATTCTTTGCATAGAAATTAGTCTTCCCTTTGTTTAGGACAAGACCTGTCACAGGAGCCATAAATCAGATTACTAGGCATATGATGCATTAAGAAGAAATGCTTTCTTTCTAAGGCAAAGGACCATTAACACAATCTTATATAAGAGATTGGGTACTATAAAGACTAGAGAAGATGGTATTTATCCTAGGAATCAATAAAGATGCCATAAGAAGATGACACTGTCAGTTACATACTGACAGAAATCATATTCTGACCCCCTACGCACTCAAGCAAAAAATGGTAATATGCAAATCAGCGTACATAATTTAGTTGAGGTTTCTAAATAGTCAAGTGCTAATATTATAACAATTAGAACTTGTATCAGATTTGCGTCTTGATTTCAAGGTTAAGCTCCTCCTCACTGGTACTCGTCTTTTCTTGGCCTCCTGTTCACTTACCTTAAACTGGAACCCCGATTGCTTCATACTCATTCTCTTCTGAAAACCTACATTCGGGAGCCCGCCTCTGAGCTCCGCCCTGTGGCTACATTGCtgatttttctttcatgattcCTACTGCTTAGTTGGGTTTTCAAAACGCTTCCATTTCCAACAGATCAGACCCTTTTACAGTTTATGGACCTCTCTCACGCCAAACATTTGCCTGGAAGCCGTCTGATTCTTCTTTCCTATACTTTAGCCCATTTCCCAGTACTTAACCTTCTCAAGTCTTGGGATCTAGATCCATCTTCCTACCTTTTCTAGTCAAACACTGTGCTGGGTAACAGCACTTTACTCTTCTTTGCCTGATTATATCAAAATATAAGATGTTGGACagtctgtctctgcctttcactAACAGTAAATAGGCAACAAATAGGACAGCCTACCGTGATCCATCTAGAAACTCCAAATAATAATAGATGGCTATATTGAGTGCTTCTAGTATGGCAGGCTTTGTCCTAAACTCTTTGCATTCATCTTCACACATGCAGAAAAGCCCTATAAAATAGATACTCTTATTCCATTTTGCAAttgagaaaatggaggcacagaatTGTGAAGAAACTTGCTCTAGGTTACACATCTAAAAAGTAGAAAAACTAGGCTTTAAAACCAGAAACTGATTCCAGAGCCTCTGGTGTTAGGGGTTGTCAAACAACCATGAATTGGGCATATGGGGTCATGTTCACAACAGAAGGACCTCTGTTGTgctttgtgtttatgtgtgtgtgtgtgtgtgtgtgtgtacttagaAGAGGGTTTGTTCTTTATAAGCACATTCTCAAccgggggggggggacttgaatCACCAAGGGAGCTTTTGTAAACTATTTCTCCTGTCTGCACCCCAGATCAATTGTGTCAAGGTCAATAAAGATGGCTTCCAGGAACATGTCTGCTCAAAATTTCCCCTAAATGATTTTTACACTCTTTCATACTTAAGGTTACCACATTTGGAAGTTAGATGAACCTATGAATGTTGCTTAGCAATTCTTGGAACATCTTTACCCACCATTGCTCAGTGTGTTTTTAGGGAAATCGTGTTAGCAGGACTGACTGGATTGGGGAAATTAATTTGCTCTAACAGCTTCAGTACAAAGGGAGAATAACTTCCCGCCTATAGTGAAAAGGATCCTAGATACATGGCCTTTCTCCCCTGACCAGGCCCTTTCTGCCATCTGACTACCTTGCTACTTCTCTCCAACCTGTTCTCTTCTCTAGAATCTACCTTCCATCCTCCCAAATTTGGTTTCCACCAAATTCTAAATAAAGTATGTATTTCTCCAATAAGGGCATGGAAGAATATGGATTCCTACCTGAAAAAAATACCCCCCAAGATAAGTTCTTTCCTCTGTCTCAAGTCTTCCCCCATATCTAACTCATTACTGAATCATGTGACTCCTACATTTTCAAAATCTCTTATGTCTGAAGTTGCCTTCGGTTTCCAATACCACCACGCACGTTCGGGTGTCATTGCCTTTGTTTAGGATGCTGGCAGTGGGATTTCTTGCTGAgccccttcctcctttttctcccagCTGAGATCTCTCATTCTCTCTGCGGTTGGATCAAGCTTCCTAAATCACTGCCCAGATCCCACTCTGCCCTCTGCTCAAAGGTTTACTGCATCTTATCTCCCCCTGACCAGAGAATCAAGTCTGAAGCAAGGTTTTGAAACTGCTGGCCACAAAGAAGTTTTCACCCAAGCTAACTTCTCAGCATCATTTGTGAGAAATTTTCACTCCCTCTGGACAGCTCACCACATTCTGAAACAGGTCTATATTGCCTTGCCCTGAGACTTCAGTTCTTCTTAAAATATACTTTCTTCCCACTTACTGCATTCAAAACTCCTCCATCCTTAGGAACAAGTTCAAGTACTACCTTAGACATGAAGCCTTCTCTGTTCCTCCACTGAGAATAACCTTTTCCTAAACTAAAAGCCAAATCACTTTGCTCTGCACATTATCAATAATGGCAGCTGACAGTTATTGGAAGATCGCTATGGTCCAGGTATTATACTAAATTCTTTGCATGCATAATCCTGTTTGGCAAGCAATGCAAAATCAGGAAGTTAcagccattttacaaatgaggacattGAAACCAAGAAAGGTTAGTAACTTACCCATAACAGCAGGGTAAGCTGAAGAGTCTAGACTCAAACTACTAACAGACAGCTGTCTGAACTCATTACACCTTTATTCATCCCTTAGACTGCCTGGGACTGTGCATAACATATTACAGGTGGAAAGTGTAAAGGGCGGGACAGAGAGTTTCAGCACAGATCCTAAGGACCGTATCCATGCTAGGCATCCAAGGGAGGAGGTCCCTGACACCCAAGACTATGAAGTCATTAGAGAACAACAGCAATTACCCAGAAAACTAGGAAGCAAATATCTTATCTGAAATTGAATCCACCCATCTGGGAGAGCTAATTAAAAGGAAGAGGGCAAAACGATAATAAGCCAGAGATAGAAAGGACAACTCTATGAAAATATGAAAGACACCTagatagagagagaaaataaCCAACCTTCTCATTTAATGAAGCATTCAAACCGACACTGAGTTTCAGATCCTGGAAGAACAGTAAAGGTCAGACAGTGTAACTGTGCAGTGATTTTGGAAATCCCGACAGCATCACTGATAGTTCCCCAGTCACTGCTGTTGTGATGGTGAGCACCCCGAACTTCCCTCATCTTGCGCAGCTCGGTTGGAAAATGCCTAGTGATTGGGTCTCAGTAACTAGGGGTGGCATCCATGAGGCTGAAGGCGGGAATTCAGACCTGAGCCCAGCGCGAGTTAAGCACAGGGAACAGAGCAGGAAGCCTGGCCCCTCCAGGCCCCAGCAGCCCTGGgggaagggcaggaggcaggaTGTGGCTCTCCCGGGGAGCTGGGGATGGGACAACTTTGGCCCGAGACCCTGAATATCTGTCCCATTGGCCTGAGCTCCTGGTCTGTGTCCAGCCTATGAGGAGGACACTGTCCCGCTGGGGTACCCTTCATCCTTTACCCAGAAATCTCCCCTGCAAAGCATTTCTCAGGGCTGCCTGCACAGCCCGATTCCTTAAACTATAAACGACGGGGTTGAGAAGAGGGGTCACCACAGTGTAGGTGACAGCAACAAGCTGATCTCGCTCAAGGGAGTAGCTAGCCTTGGGCCTCAAGTACATGAAGGAGGCGCAGCCGTAGTGGACAATGACCACCGTGAGGTGGGaggcacaggtggagaaggccttctTCCTCCCCTCCGTGGAGGGGACCCTCAGGATTGCTGCCAGGATGTAAGCATAGGAGACGGTGATGAAGCAGAAGGAGACCAGGAGGACCAGCAGGCTGAGAAGGAGGATGCCCAGCTCACTGAGGCTTGTATCCCCACAGGCCAGGCTCAACATCGGCGGCGTGTCACAAAAAAAGTGCTGAATCTCATGGGAACTGCAGAATGGGAGGTGGAAAATGACCAGTGTCATTCCCAGCCCAAAGAGGTTCCCACTCAGGAAGGAGATGCCAACCAGTTGGACGCAGAGGGTAGGCTTCATGCGGCTGGCATAGTGCAGTGGGGCACAGATGGCCACATATCGGTCAAAGCCCATGACGGCCAGAAGGAAGCAGTTGGAACAGGCCCACGAGGCAGAGAAGAACATTTGGGCTGCACAGCCCACATAGGAGATGTCCTGGCCCCCCATGACCAGGCTGGAGAGCATTCTAGGGATGATGCCCAAGGTGTAGCAGGTCTCTGAGCaagacaggaaggaaagaaagaagtacatgggggtgtgaagGTGGCTGTCCAGCCTAATGACTACAACAATGAAGACATTGCTGGTCAGGGTGACAAGGTACAGAGAGAGGAACAGTGCGAAGAGCAGGAGCTTCAGCTCCCCGAAGCTGGAGAAGCCCAGAAAGACAAAGCCCCTCCAGGACGTTGTATTGGTTTGTCCCATTCTCAGCGACATCCTTGAGAGAGCTATGCTTCCTCCCACCTTGCCAGTAGGTGCCTAGCTTCTTCAGAAGGCAGGATGACGTGGATGCACATTCCTTTGTGTCTGTTTTAACTTGGAAAGAAAGATCTAATTTAGACAGCAACCAAATTCAGAAAGGTATTAATTACattaaacacatatacacacatgtgcatacacatgtACAAAGATATACCATATGcacatacatccacacaaacacacactttgctacacACATGAAGGCACATGCAGACAGGCATACCACATACAAAGGACTCTCGCGTAATTATGCATGTTTCACACTTTGAAAACTTTGCACCGCACATTCACCATTAATGACCATATGCACAAACACATCAGGCATGCACATATATTAGAAATGCTAAACTATTCAGGCAGCACATAAATATGTcgatatgtgcacacacacttcTCCACACCACCATACATTCACTGCCACATAAGAATGCACAGGCAGACACATTGCCTGTGGGGTGGCTTGGTGGATATTACATTACAGATCATGCAACACAGAGACGGGGGGAGATCACTTGCTTTAAATCGCACAGAACCAAGAATAGAGAAAACGTGCTTTGAGTCTTAATCTAACGTAATTTTCTATTACCAATGATGACTCTTCTCAGACACCCGGGGACACTCACTGACAtgaatacagaaaaagaaacagctcGCTCAACAATGATCTCCTGTGTCTATACCAACCCTCTCACAAGCCCTTTTCCATGCGAGTCTGTTGAGCTGTGAAGGAGGAATCAGCTTGCGGAAGTTGAGTACCCTTCAGCCCAAAGAACTACCATCAGGTTCTAATACCCCTTAGAGGTTAGGCGGGAAAGGGTTCTCCTCTCACCTGAAGAGGCTCGCAGTGAGGAGCAGCCCTGCTGTTCGGCAACCATGCACTAGACTTGCCCCCAGCAAGCCTGTCTTCAGGAGAGAGGACCTGGGGTGCATCTCAGAAACAattctcagcaaaaaaaaaaactattcaaaGCAAATTATACCAGGAAATCTCCTGCACCCCTGATCCCAGGTGGTGAATCATCTGCTTCTGTCAAAACAACTTCTCTCTCCAAGGGTCCACCAGTCCCAGCGGGTGTTGTTTCAGGAAGCATATCTAATTGTGCTTGTCATTAGCCTTGAATAACTTTTGGGGGGAAAAGAAACATAAGCAAAGAGATGTTGGAATTGTGGTTCAAAGAATAATTTGTGTCTGTATTTTGTGCTAAATatcctatttattatttttacatgttAAATAAAACTCTTTTAAAACACACAGGGACCTAGTGAGAAATTGTGAATAATTGCTTTTAACGGAAGAGAAAAATGAGTCTGACGGAGTCTGAGTGACCAGTCTaagatcacagaactcaagatttATACTTCTAAACTCACAGTATAAGATGTAAAGTAAGAAAACAGGAATTTAACAGACCTTGAAAGAACCATTTCTGATGTGCAGCAGTTTCAAACTCACATACACATTCATTTTCATGTATCGAGAATACCCTGATTTCCCTTGGGTTCAACGCCTTCCCGTAGCCCCATCTGTCTTCTCCACTTCCTTCAGTCACATCTTTTCAAAAGCAACTCTACCTTATTTCcaccttcctttctccttctcttcacAATAGCGCAATAGCTGCTCCCAGATTTCCATTCCACCACTCAGAATGTCCTGAAGTATGCCCTGAATATGTCCAGAAGGTCAATCCACGTTAGTAATTTCACTGAACTCGTCACTCTCAATGTGTATTTGTATCTAGTATAGGAATGGCATGAATATTCACACCTCCAGTGTATACTTTCACCCATTCACTGGTTCAATAGGACCAATAATTATCATTGTTAACACATATTCAATGCCAGACTTTCTGCTCACTTCATTATATGAGTTGAACACTCAGAATATTTAAAGTACTACgattattgtcatttttcagataaaaaaacTGAGACATGCAATAATTAAATAACTTACTAAAGACAGCACAGCCAATTAGTAACACAGCAGCAAGGGAACTCAAGAACCCATTGTTTTAACTACCATAACAATCGTGGTATCCTGCATTGGTCAGGAGGATCCAAAAGACGAAAAAGATGTGGAAACTAGTATAATGTTAGTATAGCAATTGTCtttaatagacatttttaaactttatgatctacttaaatgtaaaattgaaTTAATTCcagtaaaatacagaaattttaatAGCATAGCTTCATTTCCTTAAGTTCACCAACACATTGTTATAACTTTTAGATAGCCACAtgcctttttaaagaaattaagataaAATTATACTTGTGTATATAATCTTTTCTATGTAGCTATATATTTGCCATTTTCAATGTTCTTCATTCTTATCTGTATATCCAGGTTACCAtagttttcagtttctttcagcCTGAAGGACTTCCCTTAGTATTTATGTGCATATATTTGTGGGCAAAAAATGTCtccatttttgtttatctgaaattgcCTTCATTTTCCCTTTATGTGTTGAAGCACAGTTAAACTGGATAAAAATTCTTGGTCAACTGGATGTTTTTCATCTTTCTGTATGCTTTTTTCAATGCCTCTGTCCTGGTTTCTTATGAGAATGTTGCCATCATCATTTTACTCTATGTAATGTCTCAAATATCTTTTgttgtttccatgttttctctttacctttggttatcagcaatttgattatgatgtgctt
This window harbors:
- the LOC118930867 gene encoding olfactory receptor 10Z1; translation: MSLRMGQTNTTSWRGFVFLGFSSFGELKLLLFALFLSLYLVTLTSNVFIVVVIRLDSHLHTPMYFFLSFLSCSETCYTLGIIPRMLSSLVMGGQDISYVGCAAQMFFSASWACSNCFLLAVMGFDRYVAICAPLHYASRMKPTLCVQLVGISFLSGNLFGLGMTLVIFHLPFCSSHEIQHFFCDTPPMLSLACGDTSLSELGILLLSLLVLLVSFCFITVSYAYILAAILRVPSTEGRKKAFSTCASHLTVVIVHYGCASFMYLRPKASYSLERDQLVAVTYTVVTPLLNPVVYSLRNRAVQAALRNALQGRFLGKG